The following coding sequences are from one Scylla paramamosain isolate STU-SP2022 chromosome 21, ASM3559412v1, whole genome shotgun sequence window:
- the LOC135111005 gene encoding forkhead box protein O-like: protein MDCKADVIPRGRCNTWPPPLQDDLSSSHFFPPVSLASHHPGQQQPVVGESGGCPMDPQTAAVPPNGNAKKGVSTRRNAWGGMSYADLITAAISSTPDGRLTLAQIYDWVVANIPYFKDKGDSNSSAGWKVGMPLSRRRVLLAASKQRNHYARTKESGRLGYHDPQVSPFLFCLYLSHTTEACSSCVH, encoded by the coding sequence ATGGACTGTAAGGCGGATGTCATACCCCGGGGCCGCTGCAACACGTGGCCCCCGCCCCTTCAGGATGACTTATCCTCCTCACACTTCTTTCCCCCCGTGTCTCTCGCCTCCCACCACCCTGGCCAGCAGCAGCCAGTGGTGGGTGAGAGCGGCGGGTGCCCCATGGACCCTCAGACTGCCGCGGTGCCTCCTAACGGCAACGCCAAGAAAGGCGTCAGCACTCGCAGGAATGCTTGGGGCGGCATGAGCTATGCCGATCTCATCACGGCAGCGATCTCGTCAACACCAGACGGGCGCCTCACCCTCGCTCAGATCTACGACTGGGTGGTGGCCAACATCCCTTACTTCAAAGACAAGGGCGACTCCAACTCCTCCGCCGGCTGGAAGGTAGGTATGCCCCTGTCTCGGCGACGCGTGCTGCTCGCCGCCTCAAAGCAACGGAATCACTATGCACGCACCAAGGAGTCAGGGAGGTTAGGTTATCACGATCCACAAGTCAGTCCcttcttgttttgtctttatttaaGTCACACGACTGAGGCTTGCAGCTCTTGCGTCCACTGA
- the LOC135111004 gene encoding forkhead box protein O1-like isoform X3: MASGFFSLVKEEPDSGHEMETTPVALPPTSASMGGHTPPGSGGRHVTCPPLQAAMPLTPISSRQPPLRRMEIDPNFEPVARSRSNTWPLPCPEGYVESEEPVAVPGEGPVVDQARPTGAMGGLGDPTGGPPKKNTSRRNPWGNMSYADLIAQAIMSSPETRATLSQIYDWMVQNVPYFKDKGDSNSSAGWKVRH, translated from the coding sequence ATGGCATCAGGTttcttttcattagtgaaggaGGAACCCGACAGTGGGCATGAGATGGAAACTACGCCAGTGGCACTACCGCCCACTAGTGCGAGTATGGGCGGCCACACTCCCCCCGGGAGTGGCGGTCGGCACGTGACCTGCCCACCTTTGCAGGCAGCGATGCCACTCACACCTATAAGTTCTCGCCAGCCTCCCCTCCGCCGTATGGAGATTGACCCAAACTTTGAGCCTGTGGCTCGGTCTCGTTCCAACACGTGGCCGCTCCCGTGTCCTGAAGGTTATGTGGAGAGTGAGGAACCTGTGGCGGTGCCGGGGGAAGGACCGGTCGTCGACCAGGCTCGGCCGACAGGAGCGATGGGTGGTCTTGGAGACCCCACCGGGGGCCCGCCTAAAAAGAACACTTCGCGTCGCAACCCGTGGGGCAACATGTCCTATGCAGACCTCATCGCCCAGGCCATCATGTCATCACCGGAGACCCGCGCCACCCTTTCTCAAATCTACGACTGGATGGTGCAGAACGTGCCCTACTTCAAGGACAAGGGCGACTCCAACTCTTCCGCCGGCTGGAAG
- the LOC135111004 gene encoding forkhead box protein O4-like isoform X1 — MASGFFSLVKEEPDSGHEMETTPVALPPTSASMGGHTPPGSGGRHVTCPPLQAAMPLTPISSRQPPLRRMEIDPNFEPVARSRSNTWPLPCPEGYVESEEPVAVPGEGPVVDQARPTGAMGGLGDPTGGPPKKNTSRRNPWGNMSYADLIAQAIMSSPETRATLSQIYDWMVQNVPYFKDKGDSNSSAGWKVNKKPLGYRCVGEGRRTCVR, encoded by the exons ATGGCATCAGGTttcttttcattagtgaaggaGGAACCCGACAGTGGGCATGAGATGGAAACTACGCCAGTGGCACTACCGCCCACTAGTGCGAGTATGGGCGGCCACACTCCCCCCGGGAGTGGCGGTCGGCACGTGACCTGCCCACCTTTGCAGGCAGCGATGCCACTCACACCTATAAGTTCTCGCCAGCCTCCCCTCCGCCGTATGGAGATTGACCCAAACTTTGAGCCTGTGGCTCGGTCTCGTTCCAACACGTGGCCGCTCCCGTGTCCTGAAGGTTATGTGGAGAGTGAGGAACCTGTGGCGGTGCCGGGGGAAGGACCGGTCGTCGACCAGGCTCGGCCGACAGGAGCGATGGGTGGTCTTGGAGACCCCACCGGGGGCCCGCCTAAAAAGAACACTTCGCGTCGCAACCCGTGGGGCAACATGTCCTATGCAGACCTCATCGCCCAGGCCATCATGTCATCACCGGAGACCCGCGCCACCCTTTCTCAAATCTACGACTGGATGGTGCAGAACGTGCCCTACTTCAAGGACAAGGGCGACTCCAACTCTTCCGCCGGCTGGAAG GTAAATAAGAAGCCATTGGGATATCGATGTGTGGGTGAGGGGCGGCGCACCTGCGTCAGGTGA
- the LOC135111004 gene encoding forkhead box protein O1-like isoform X2, which produces MASGFFSLVKEEPDSGHEMETTPVALPPTSASMGGHTPPGSGGRHVTCPPLQAAMPLTPISSRQPPLRRMEIDPNFEPVARSRSNTWPLPCPEGYVESEEPVAVPGEGPVVDQARPTGAMGGLGDPTGGPPKKNTSRRNPWGNMSYADLIAQAIMSSPETRATLSQIYDWMVQNVPYFKDKGDSNSSAGWKVRFVFIPEKWP; this is translated from the coding sequence ATGGCATCAGGTttcttttcattagtgaaggaGGAACCCGACAGTGGGCATGAGATGGAAACTACGCCAGTGGCACTACCGCCCACTAGTGCGAGTATGGGCGGCCACACTCCCCCCGGGAGTGGCGGTCGGCACGTGACCTGCCCACCTTTGCAGGCAGCGATGCCACTCACACCTATAAGTTCTCGCCAGCCTCCCCTCCGCCGTATGGAGATTGACCCAAACTTTGAGCCTGTGGCTCGGTCTCGTTCCAACACGTGGCCGCTCCCGTGTCCTGAAGGTTATGTGGAGAGTGAGGAACCTGTGGCGGTGCCGGGGGAAGGACCGGTCGTCGACCAGGCTCGGCCGACAGGAGCGATGGGTGGTCTTGGAGACCCCACCGGGGGCCCGCCTAAAAAGAACACTTCGCGTCGCAACCCGTGGGGCAACATGTCCTATGCAGACCTCATCGCCCAGGCCATCATGTCATCACCGGAGACCCGCGCCACCCTTTCTCAAATCTACGACTGGATGGTGCAGAACGTGCCCTACTTCAAGGACAAGGGCGACTCCAACTCTTCCGCCGGCTGGAAG